In Erigeron canadensis isolate Cc75 chromosome 6, C_canadensis_v1, whole genome shotgun sequence, the following are encoded in one genomic region:
- the LOC122603905 gene encoding uncharacterized protein LOC122603905 isoform X4, which translates to MLLIRPPTRFLYYSVVRQLPSRTCQVNNLTACLSTYSQSGEHYSSRVGPHEEMGLYVQNNGENPLHVKVTILPAKDTIEELDLPSHQMQKISISSEVDVSSAIALESSNGDCVIDAAAAAPAPDNHYQKNSFSGTYITPINGAYLGIVLILIGGGLTCYKKRIRGRHLDGIAYHELEMGDSTAMNVETNQKENWDQDWDDEWGDEKPTKADGDNLIVVEQVNGLATRSPKPNGKRKEWND; encoded by the exons ATGTTGTTGATTCGCCCGCCTACGCGTTTTCTCTATTACTCCGTCGTCCGTCAACTAC CATCAAGAACTTGCCAGGTGAACAACTTGACTGCCTGCTTGTCAACCTATTCTCAAAGTG GTGAACATTATTCTTCCCGTGTAGGCCCTCATGAAGAAATGGGCCTCTATGTCCAGAACAACGGTGAAAATCCTCTGCATGTAAAAGTTACCATCCTTCCTGCTAAAGACACAATTGAAGAGTTGGATTTACCAAGCCACCAAATGCAGAAA ATCAGTATTTCTTCAGAAGTCGACGTAAGTTCAGCAATAGCATTGGAATCTAGCAATGGTGATTGTGTAATAGATGCTGCTGCTGCAGCTCCAGCACCAGATAACCACTACCAGAAAAATTCTTTTAGTGGCACCTACATAACCCCAATCAATGGTGCATACCTAGGAATCGTACTAATTCTGATAGGAGGAGGTTTGACTTGTTACAAAAAGAGGATTCGAGGTAGGCACCTTGATGGAATTGCATACCATGAACTTGAAATGGGCGATTCCACGGCCATGAATGTGGAAacaaatcaaaaagaaaattggGATCAAGATTGGGACGATGAATGGGGTGACGAAAAACCCACCAAAGCTGATGGTGATAATCTTATTGTAGTTGAACAAGTAAATGGTTTGGCTACAAGATCACCAAAACCTAACGGAAAGAGAAAGGAATGGAATGATTAG
- the LOC122603905 gene encoding uncharacterized protein LOC122603905 isoform X1, whose amino-acid sequence MSSVNVYSIINVTLLMIVVSLPLDVSSYALPPSYHFRHLFYRRLQTNVHASPSPKPSHSGLNFHCNTASRTCQVNNLTACLSTYSQSGEHYSSRVGPHEEMGLYVQNNGENPLHVKVTILPAKDTIEELDLPSHQMQKISISSEVDVSSAIALESSNGDCVIDAAAAAPAPDNHYQKNSFSGTYITPINGAYLGIVLILIGGGLTCYKKRIRGRHLDGIAYHELEMGDSTAMNVETNQKENWDQDWDDEWGDEKPTKADGDNLIVVEQVNGLATRSPKPNGKRKEWND is encoded by the exons ATGAGTAGTGTTAATGTTTATAGTATCATCAATGTAACACTACTCATGATTGTTGTTTCATTGCCTCTAGACGTATCATCATATGCGTTACCGCCCTCTTATCATTTTAGACATCTTTTTTATCGGCGTCTACAAACCAACGTACAC GCCTCTCCTTCTCCTAAACCTTCTCACAGTGGGTTAAATTTTCATTGTAATACAGCATCAAGAACTTGCCAGGTGAACAACTTGACTGCCTGCTTGTCAACCTATTCTCAAAGTG GTGAACATTATTCTTCCCGTGTAGGCCCTCATGAAGAAATGGGCCTCTATGTCCAGAACAACGGTGAAAATCCTCTGCATGTAAAAGTTACCATCCTTCCTGCTAAAGACACAATTGAAGAGTTGGATTTACCAAGCCACCAAATGCAGAAA ATCAGTATTTCTTCAGAAGTCGACGTAAGTTCAGCAATAGCATTGGAATCTAGCAATGGTGATTGTGTAATAGATGCTGCTGCTGCAGCTCCAGCACCAGATAACCACTACCAGAAAAATTCTTTTAGTGGCACCTACATAACCCCAATCAATGGTGCATACCTAGGAATCGTACTAATTCTGATAGGAGGAGGTTTGACTTGTTACAAAAAGAGGATTCGAGGTAGGCACCTTGATGGAATTGCATACCATGAACTTGAAATGGGCGATTCCACGGCCATGAATGTGGAAacaaatcaaaaagaaaattggGATCAAGATTGGGACGATGAATGGGGTGACGAAAAACCCACCAAAGCTGATGGTGATAATCTTATTGTAGTTGAACAAGTAAATGGTTTGGCTACAAGATCACCAAAACCTAACGGAAAGAGAAAGGAATGGAATGATTAG
- the LOC122603905 gene encoding uncharacterized protein LOC122603905 isoform X2 — translation MSSVNVYSIINVTLLMIVVSLPLDVSSYALPPSYHFRHLFYRRLQTNASPSPKPSHSGLNFHCNTASRTCQVNNLTACLSTYSQSGEHYSSRVGPHEEMGLYVQNNGENPLHVKVTILPAKDTIEELDLPSHQMQKISISSEVDVSSAIALESSNGDCVIDAAAAAPAPDNHYQKNSFSGTYITPINGAYLGIVLILIGGGLTCYKKRIRGRHLDGIAYHELEMGDSTAMNVETNQKENWDQDWDDEWGDEKPTKADGDNLIVVEQVNGLATRSPKPNGKRKEWND, via the exons ATGAGTAGTGTTAATGTTTATAGTATCATCAATGTAACACTACTCATGATTGTTGTTTCATTGCCTCTAGACGTATCATCATATGCGTTACCGCCCTCTTATCATTTTAGACATCTTTTTTATCGGCGTCTACAAACCAAC GCCTCTCCTTCTCCTAAACCTTCTCACAGTGGGTTAAATTTTCATTGTAATACAGCATCAAGAACTTGCCAGGTGAACAACTTGACTGCCTGCTTGTCAACCTATTCTCAAAGTG GTGAACATTATTCTTCCCGTGTAGGCCCTCATGAAGAAATGGGCCTCTATGTCCAGAACAACGGTGAAAATCCTCTGCATGTAAAAGTTACCATCCTTCCTGCTAAAGACACAATTGAAGAGTTGGATTTACCAAGCCACCAAATGCAGAAA ATCAGTATTTCTTCAGAAGTCGACGTAAGTTCAGCAATAGCATTGGAATCTAGCAATGGTGATTGTGTAATAGATGCTGCTGCTGCAGCTCCAGCACCAGATAACCACTACCAGAAAAATTCTTTTAGTGGCACCTACATAACCCCAATCAATGGTGCATACCTAGGAATCGTACTAATTCTGATAGGAGGAGGTTTGACTTGTTACAAAAAGAGGATTCGAGGTAGGCACCTTGATGGAATTGCATACCATGAACTTGAAATGGGCGATTCCACGGCCATGAATGTGGAAacaaatcaaaaagaaaattggGATCAAGATTGGGACGATGAATGGGGTGACGAAAAACCCACCAAAGCTGATGGTGATAATCTTATTGTAGTTGAACAAGTAAATGGTTTGGCTACAAGATCACCAAAACCTAACGGAAAGAGAAAGGAATGGAATGATTAG
- the LOC122603905 gene encoding uncharacterized protein LOC122603905 isoform X3: MSSVNVYSIINVTLLMIVVSLPLDVSSYALPPSYHFRHLFYRRLQTNVHASPSPKPSHSGLNFHCNTASRTCQVNNLTACLSTYSQSGPHEEMGLYVQNNGENPLHVKVTILPAKDTIEELDLPSHQMQKISISSEVDVSSAIALESSNGDCVIDAAAAAPAPDNHYQKNSFSGTYITPINGAYLGIVLILIGGGLTCYKKRIRGRHLDGIAYHELEMGDSTAMNVETNQKENWDQDWDDEWGDEKPTKADGDNLIVVEQVNGLATRSPKPNGKRKEWND; encoded by the exons ATGAGTAGTGTTAATGTTTATAGTATCATCAATGTAACACTACTCATGATTGTTGTTTCATTGCCTCTAGACGTATCATCATATGCGTTACCGCCCTCTTATCATTTTAGACATCTTTTTTATCGGCGTCTACAAACCAACGTACAC GCCTCTCCTTCTCCTAAACCTTCTCACAGTGGGTTAAATTTTCATTGTAATACAGCATCAAGAACTTGCCAGGTGAACAACTTGACTGCCTGCTTGTCAACCTATTCTCAAAGTG GCCCTCATGAAGAAATGGGCCTCTATGTCCAGAACAACGGTGAAAATCCTCTGCATGTAAAAGTTACCATCCTTCCTGCTAAAGACACAATTGAAGAGTTGGATTTACCAAGCCACCAAATGCAGAAA ATCAGTATTTCTTCAGAAGTCGACGTAAGTTCAGCAATAGCATTGGAATCTAGCAATGGTGATTGTGTAATAGATGCTGCTGCTGCAGCTCCAGCACCAGATAACCACTACCAGAAAAATTCTTTTAGTGGCACCTACATAACCCCAATCAATGGTGCATACCTAGGAATCGTACTAATTCTGATAGGAGGAGGTTTGACTTGTTACAAAAAGAGGATTCGAGGTAGGCACCTTGATGGAATTGCATACCATGAACTTGAAATGGGCGATTCCACGGCCATGAATGTGGAAacaaatcaaaaagaaaattggGATCAAGATTGGGACGATGAATGGGGTGACGAAAAACCCACCAAAGCTGATGGTGATAATCTTATTGTAGTTGAACAAGTAAATGGTTTGGCTACAAGATCACCAAAACCTAACGGAAAGAGAAAGGAATGGAATGATTAG
- the LOC122603202 gene encoding probable LRR receptor-like serine/threonine-protein kinase IRK, producing the protein MRKVCLFLFLLVVNLVGNTVNSLNPTLDDDVLGLIVFKADLQDPDGKLLSTWNEDDDSPCKWTGVKCNPRSNRVSELILDGFGLSGKMGRGLMQLKFLTKLSLARNNLTGNIGLNLAQLTNLRVIDLSENSFSGTISDKFFDQCGSLRSISLAKNKFSGKIPDSLVSCSGLAVFNVSGNQFTGMLPSGVWSLNGLRSLDVSDNLLEGEIPKDIGGLFNLREIKLRKNQFTGSVPDEIGACALLRSIDFSENSFSGSLPSTLQKLSLCSEINFGSNLFTGEVSEWIQEMKSLQTVDLSNNVFSGAVPDAIGEIQSLKVLNISNNGFSGSLPASLVNCKNIQILDVSRNSLTGFLPTWVFQLGVQSILLSGNRLTGSIFGAVSSSGAVSHQNLQVLDISHNELSGEIPSDIGKFSGLVLLNVSKNSLIGEIPETIGKLKALNILDLSENQLNGSIPMEIGGAASLKGLILSRNSLDGSIPSSIGTCSSLTSLILSRNYLTGQIPAAMAKLAALEYVDLSFNKLTGTLPKPLGNLVHLVSFNISHNQLQGELPAGAFFNTISPTAVTGNPTLCGAAVNKSCPAVLPKPIVLNPNSTGSDPESIPTTLGHKKILLSISALIAIGAAAVIVIGIIFITVLNLRVRSTMSRSAAAVPLSGGDFSSSPTTDSNSGKLVMFSGEPDFSTGAHALLNKDCELGRGGFGAVYRTVLGDGRSVAIKKLTVSSLVKSQDDFEREVKKLGKIHHPNLVALEGYYWTPSLQLLIYEYVSGGNLYKHLHEGEDADGNRSSLTWNERFNIILGIAKSLAHLHQLNVIHYNLKSSNVLIDGLGEPKVADFGLARLLPMLDRYVLSSKIQSALGYMAPEFACKTVKITEKCDIYGFGVLVLEIVTGRRPVEYMEDDVVILCDMVRGALEEGRVDECIDERLQGKFPAEEAIPVMKLGLICTSQVPSNRPDMAEVINILGLIKCPSESQEESG; encoded by the exons ATGAGAAAAgtgtgtttgtttttatttttactggTGGTTAATTTAGTTGGTAATACTGTAAATTCTTTAAATCCAACATTGGATGATGACGTATTAGGGCTAATAGTATTCAAAGCAGACTTACAAGATCCAGATGGTAAATTGTTAAGTACTTggaatgaagatgatgatagtCCATGTAAATGGACAGGTGTTAAATGTAACCCTAGATCCAATAGGGTGTCTGAGCTTATTCTTGATGGGTTTGGGCTTTCGGGTAAAATGGGCCGAGGCCTTATGCAgttaaaatttttaactaaGTTATCTTTGGCTAGAAACAATCTTACTGGAAATATTGGTCTTAATCTTGCTCAACTTACTAATCTTAGAGTGATTGACTTGAGTGAAAATAGTTTCTCTGGAACGATTTCGGATAAGTTTTTCGACCAATGTGGGTCTTTGAGGTCAATATCTTTAGCTAAGAATAAGTTTTCGGGTAAGATTCCGGATAGTTTGGTTTCTTGTTCTGGCCTTGCTGTGTTTAATGTTTCGGGTAATCAGTTTACTGGGATGCTGCCTTCGGGTGTTTGGTCGTTGAATGGACTTAGGTCGCTTGATGTTTCGGATAATCTTTTAGAAGGTGAGATTCCTAAGGATATTGGTGGGTTGTTTAACTTGAGGGAAATTAAGTTGAGGAAGAATCAGTTTACTGGTTCTGTTCCTGACGAAATTGGAGCTTGTGCTTTGTTGAGGTCGATTGATTTTAGTGAGAATTCATTTTCAGGGAGTTTGCCAAGCACATTGCAGAAACTTTCTTTGTGTAGTGAGATTAATTTTGGTAGTAATTTGTTTACTGGTGAGGTTAGTGAATGGATACAGGAAATGAAAAGTCTTCAGACTGTTGATCTTTCTAACAACGTGTTTTCTGGTGCTGTGCCGGATGCTATTGGTGAGATTCAGTCGTTGAAAGTACTGAATATTTCTAACAATGGCTTCTCTGGTAGCTTGCCAGCATCGTTGGTCAACTGTAAAAACATTCAAATCTTGGATGTGAGTCGGAATTCGTTGACAGGGTTTCTTCCTACCTGGGTGTTCCAATTAGGGGTGCAAAGCATTTTGTTATCGGGTAATAGGCTGACTGGGAGCATCTTTGGTGCTGTTTCTTCATCTGGTGCAGTTTCACACCAGAATCTTCAAGTTCTTGATATCTCTCATAATGAATTGTCTGGTGAAATCCCATCTGATATTGGTAAATTTAGTGGCTTGGTATTGCTAAATGTCTCTAAGAATTCACTGATAGGTGAAATTCCAGAAACTATTGGCAAGTTAAAGGCTTTGAATATTCTTGATTTAAGTGAAAACCAGTTAAATGGAAGCATTCCTATGGAAATAGGAGGAGCGGCTTCTTTGAAGGGTCTGATACTATCACGAAACTCCCTTGATGGCAGCATTCCAAGTTCAATTGGAACCTGTTCTTCTCTAACTTCACT aaTATTGTCGCGAAACTACCTCACCGGGCAAATTCCTGCTGCAATGGCAAAACTTGCTGCTCTTGAGTATGTAGATTTGTCATTTAACAAGCTCACTGGAACCTTACCTAAGCCATTAGGAAATCTTGTGCATCTTGTGTCATTCAATATTTCACACAATCAACTACAAGGTGAATTACCAGCAGGTGCTTTCTTCAACACCATATCTCCGACAGCTGTAACAGGCAACCCGACTCTTTGTGGTGCCGCGGTTAACAAAAGCTGCCCTGCTGTGCTTCCCAAACCAATTGTACTGAATCCCAACTCAACCGGGTCAGACCCCGAGTCAATCCCTACAACTCTTGGACACAAGAAAATACTTCTTAGCATTTCAGCTCTCATTGCTATTGGTGCAGCTGCAGTGATTGTCATTGGTATAATATTTATCACAGTACTCAATCTTCGTGTCCGTTCTACCATGTCCCGGTCAGCAGCTGCTGTTCCTTTATCGGGCGGTGACTTTAGCAGTTCCCCCACCACAGACTCAAATTCAGGCAAGCTGGTTATGTTTTCTGGTGAACCTGACTTCAGCACAGGGGCACATGCTTTATTAAACAAGGATTGTGAGCTTGGGCGTGGTGGGTTTGGAGCAGTATACCGAACTGTTCTTGGAGATGGTCGATCAGTGGCCATTAAGAAGCTTACAGTCTCGAGTCTCGTCAAGTCTCAAGATGATTTTGAAAGGGAGGTTAAGAAATTGGGAAAGATTCATCACCCGAATCTTGTCGCTCTTGAAGGGTATTATTGGACTCCATCACTGCAGCTTTTAATATATGAGTATGTATCTGGTGGGAATCTGTACAAGCATCTTCATGAAGGAGAAGATGCAGATGGAAACAGAAGTTCCCTCACATGGAACGAAAGATTCAATATCATTCTTGGGATCGCTAAAAGCTTAGCTCACTTGCATCAGCTTAACGTCATACATTACAATCTGAAATCTAGCAATGTCCTGATTGATGGTTTGGGTGAGCCCAAAGTAGCAGACTTTGGTCTGGCGAGACTATTACCAATGCTAGATCGTTATGTTTTAAGTAGCAAAATTCAAAGTGCCCTCGGCTACATGGCACCAGAATTTGCTTGCAAAACAGTGAAGATCACTGAGAAATGTGATATTTATGGGTTTGGGGTTTTGGTTCTTGAAATTGTAACTGGGAGGAGGCCGGTGGAGTACATGGAGGATGATGTAGTGATACTTTGTGACATGGTTCGTGGGGCGCTGGAAGAAGGAAGGGTGGATGAATGCATTGATGAAAGGCTTCAAGGGAAGTTCCCTGCTGAGGAAGCAATCCCGGTGATGAAACTAGGGCTGATTTGCACGTCACAAGTGCCTTCAAACCGGCCTGACATGGCGGAGGTGATTAACATATTGGGGCTTATCAAATGCCCATCAGAAAGTCAGGAGGAATCAGGATAA